CTAAAAACACAGCAGTTTTGGCAATAATAAAGTAACATACAGCAATCATCATCAAATCAATTCTGAAATTAAATACTCTTTTCACAGTACATGGATCCTATCCTGTTCAACAAGCCAGTTGACCCAAGGTCTGTAGCAGGTTACGAGAGTCGCATGGAGTTCGCACTGACTGAGTTTGATACCAAGTGGCTTGGACGAGGAACTGACTTTATTGTGGGAAATAAGCCAACAGTTGCTGATTTGTTAGCAGCTTGTGAGCTGGAGCAACCTAGTAAGTGTTTAaagtttaacttttttaaataagtatattttacctaGATTTCGAAAGTTTTAGGGCTTGATAAATGTATAGGTATAGGTAGGCCTCTACGGCTGTACAAGCCGATCGCTATCTACATAACACCTAACTGAATCCTAAGGTGCTTTCTTAACAGAAATACCTGATAACTTATCACTTTCTTATCAggcgtatatttttgttactatttaagGGTTATTTTGTCTATAGCAGAGGaaattattttacctaaaaCTGGCTATAAAGATACGTTTTAAATGTTAGTAAAACTAATTTTCCTGGCTTAAACCTTCGTACTCACTTTTGATACACAGAACCGAGGCGCGAGCTACAAAAACAgcgcaacgccatctatcgagcttAAGTGTAAACTTTATAcgatgtaaaacattttatttgcagtattcataatgcattttaaattttgaatgcTTATTAAGCTATATTCTATTCAATCTGAGCAAGTTTTTAGCAGTTACTTATGCCGCATTAAGGAGACTCAATGACAGGTagtaatttttttggtattttagcATCTTTGACCGATTAACGTCGATTCTTAGTAGGAACAGGGCTAGTAAAGGGTCaacatttacccccggtttctgaggtacatttggcggtagtttatctattcaatagcgtttaaaacatattaaaaaaagctatggaatagataaactaccgcttaatgtactcagaaaccgggggttactgaacatactaatataaatgcATTGTTTTAGGGATGGCAGGTTTCGACCCCGCAAAGTTCAAGAACATTGCTGTCTGGTGGAAGAAAGTACACGAACATTTCAACCCCTATTACGACGAGGGCCACATCGTTGtcaacaaaattatcaaaaaacaatCCAAAGTGCAGTCTAAAGTTTAGTTTataagatttaaatttatttgtgatatttttcTTCCGAATTTTTTGCCGTTATTCGTTATTTCAACTCTTTGCAATATTTGGGGAGGTGTTTCTAATATAAAGTgtataaatatcaaagaaatataaataaatacgttactttttttattgctcAAATTGGTCGCAAATTCTGCGCATTAAAAATAAACGCATTTTCTAAAAAGGATGCTTAGTACTTACAACTTgctactagatggcgttaggcGTTGCATTTTCATCCTATATGCCTGATTCTACAAACTACGGGCGGCCATCAATTCGACCaatcttaaattttaaaaaaagattttaactgCATTTAAATTCAAGATGGCGCGCTATTCTTTTacaatctgtaaaaaaaacgttgtgtgttcatttttatttattataaataatataattatgtataatacgCATAAATAAggatgtttttatatattttatatcgttATATGCAtcgcataatatatttttaagtggtATAATTATTCAATTGTATATTTTCCGTAATTATTGGTGTTCAAGGTATtctattataagtattttgcaTTGGTGTATGTGAATATATCTtgagattatattattaatgtgcaataaaatatttttttactatatattgccttttactttaaattgtttaataatttgaGACAAACTAAAACTATTCTTAACGAAAGACGAAAGGACGTCAGAGTAGTGATATGATAATTGAGACGTGAGTTTGTAATAAACCAATTTTTCTGGAATTCTGGTCTGGCTGCAagttgtgtttgtatttttctttatcagATCAACTTACAAAATTGAGAAGCTAATAATTTCTATTAATTCCGATCGTAACCATGTGTACCAATTACGAATATATGCATACGCacacaatatcacgcctttaATACCCGGAAGTGTTACTTACCATTTACTGGATCGTTATGTAACTCCGAGCTAccattgagaaatattctaaactagctgacccgcgcaacttcgcttgcgtcacattagagagaatggaaGAAATTTTTTCcggtctttgtaacattttttactggtactctgctcctattggtcgtaacgtgatgatatatagcctatagccttcctctcaaaaattctttcagtgttagataaatggactatctaacactgaaagacttttttaaatcggaccagtagtttctgagattagcgttcagacaaacaaacaaacaaactcttcagctttataatattagtatagattaaataaacattagaaAATACCATATACTTCACTACAAGacgactcccgcactaagaattgctcttgtgtcgcggggacttttacaaacatacaaacaacggacacaaagcacaaccagacccgaaacaattatttgtggatcgcacaaattattgttctgtgtgggaatcgaactcatgACCTCCCTACGCAATGGTATCGACTTGgtcgcttaaaccactgcgctacggaggcggAACCTATAAACGCCattcaaaaatatgtgtttCCTACGTGTGTATGTCTTTAGGTGATGCAGCGGCCGACGGTGTTACAATAGCCTACACACTAGAAAAGCACTCTCACTCGCCGCTTTGAGCTTGAAACTAACGATAGACCTTAAAATATAGGTGttgccaaacaacttgaacttAAGTAGAAGTTTTAGAAAGCAAACTGAAAGTAGATCGGTAGACTCGGTGCAGAGGACTCTCGATCGAAACGCATTTATTTGTCCTATCCATCGCGTccgtaattaattttaaacagatCTAAAGCTTATGGATAAATGTCGGGTATCGTATgcaatagaaaattttataaaagcagTTGTTAAATTCTTATTAGATAAGTTAACTGATGCTTGTTCAGAAGCGGTGGAGTCGGTAATAAGTACTAATAAGTTTTGGTGTAGAATAGGTACATGAGGAATTAAGCGATTTTCTGCAGTAGATACTTAGGTGCCTATTTGTGGCCTTTATGGGTACCGACGTAGGTACTTAAGAATGGAATTTTTAAGACAACATCTGCATACTTCACGTACTTAAATAATCTCGCAAATAGCATGAAACATCAGTTAACACAACGAATTACACCCTAAATCTACTATTATCGTCCAACAACTTAGCAGAAAGCTTGACAGCTACTCTGTTCCCTACAGCAGGTTTCCCGGCTAACGTAAGTATACAAAAAACAGAATTTAGAACTTCGTTGACCCGCTTAAGCAGCTGATGGTggtatacacaattattacttataatCTTGATAATTCGTGCATGTGCAGTCTCTGGTTAGTTGGTAGTTgatcattcaaatatttgtttcgtgagGGAATCAAAACAATGATCTCGCGAACTGTGCAAGATTAATCGCTGTAAATCGGACATTGACTATACCATTATTCCTAACGTTACAAGCATTATCTTGATATAagttacttaattataatattagtcggGTTTAGCATACTCACATTAACTAGCCCACCTCCTCAACTCTGCTTTCACAAAGATTCATTCCCCTATTTCAGTCACTAGGGCGTAGAGTTTTGTCAAACTATAGAGGTCTATCTCTGATCCCCGTCTTGCTCTTAACTCCATTTTAAATCGGCCTATTGGTTATTGCATGATAGAGTAGTAAATATACTTGCTGGATGCAAGTTTAAAGTGGtcatctcgccgcaataaccgtagcgcagCGTCTGGTGCGTTCGAATCCTATCCAGCACAAGTATCTGCTCTGAGTcaggttgtaaatttatctatacatataacgTTGTAGTGTGTGTCGCATCTCTCTCCTATATATGTACTACTTAGTTTGTAAGCTATTGACACATTATACGTTTGGTGTTACAACAAGACACTCGTTTCTATATCGATCCATTACAACCAACAGCACAAAGTGTCGCATAGTACCTACCAAATTTCAAACAGTTTATACCTATTGTAAAAGTATGTTACCACAAAGGCAAGGTTTCCTCATCCACGAGTGGAGAACAGCTAAGTCGTAAATTACTTGGACCAGTGTCAGTTGCTCCGCCCACATCAAACACAGACCGTCCTCTTGGTAGCTAAACTATTGTCATATTTGGCAGGGTTAAGACATTCAGAGCCGGTTTTAATGTATATGAATAAGTGGTATGAGTAATCAGTAGATGATAGTCAGCAAATGTGTTAtgaaaactgtcaaaattccgcCCGGTAAGCTGTCCTAGACTTACCCATTCAGAAATGGTGAAATCGGGGCTTCATATCATAGCTAAAAATATGTGTAAAGAAGAcgtctcccgcactaagaatagctattaaattactgttatttattaattgtattgcgaaatattttactaacatacagataacagatacaaagtacaactGGACCcgtaataactattattaaatcattaaaCCGCATTATTAGATTAATTTTAGATCACACATAAATACCTACACACAATAAAAAGTCCCACAGAGGTAGGTTACCAAGGCATGCCACTTTCTACGTTTCCTGCAAACATCTTTTgattcattcatatccatatatgcattttgtcatacaggttTGCCGATAACGAGTACCTCTCCACTTAGAGCACTCTTCGGTCATAAGATCATTAAGTCAAAAGACATGAAGATACAGTGAAGGTTTAACttagaattgttttaaattggtTTACTAATTGATTATTGAATCACTGAGTGCTATCGCagatttgaatatttcttaatggGAGAGGCATAAAAGCCGCGCAAGACATCTCGgattcgaatcctgggtcgggatAAAGGTcttttttgagattttctgttagGAATTTTAGGTTGTAGACCTCcttgcctcggagagcacgtaaagccgatTCTGCGCCTGATGattcactggtcgtgtcggttatccgtcccaccaggttatgagagtgaaggaatagagagtgttcTTGTGttttgtgcacacacttggacacaaGAAACAAACCTGCACCGTtagccagtttcaatgaaaagCCGCCTTTTGGCGAGGAGGACATTATTGCCGACGTATTACGTATTGCCGAAACTacataagaataattttattagagtAGTGGCATATTTATGCTACATTAAGATGTAACGGTAAACGGTAAGGTAAACGGTACTACGGTACTAAGGTACCGTAGTACCGTTGTAgcatatttatacaattactcGAATTCAAGAAAAAAACGTATATTATTAGCGTTCTAACTACAGCACTTTGAATTCGAATAAAGAGTTTTTGGTACCAGTATAAGACAAGTAGAAGATTATTGTCTATGTTCATACAATAGCTGCTGTCAGCTGCATCAAGAGCAATATCGTTCGTTTACAACCCCAAAGAACGAGAGTAGGTATAGGCCAGTTTCAGGACTGATGGGCAGTGATGGTTAAGCCTCGAATATCCCACCAGGTGAgattttatctattatttttatacaatgcTGTCACTTTGTCTGTGACCCTttaatcaaaatcggttcagtctTTTTGGCATGAATAAGTCATGTACGTACATTTTTACCAAGGGATTTTTTTCATGCGGATGTAGTTGCAGATGTTAGAttgtaggtaataaaataaatattcttatgcctgttatataattttcttacttttttatgtttttctaccGCGAATGGTTGAACCTATGTCAGTTTTGGTTTCGTTCCCTGGCCAGTTCAGAGACTGCTTTTCGGTCATAGTTATattatagttacattatattatagtaaaattcGCGTGAATATATTACTATAGTGATATAAAAAGCTTTATAGCTTAAATTTCAATAACGAATACAGAGAACCCTTCTCGTGAAACTTGCTTTTGTTCGGTGAAAATGGACATGTAGcttacaaataaattgaaatggaAATACACATTTCGATATTCAGATTTTTCTTTGTTAACGTTCCTggaatatttagtttaatttatataacattctatgtatgtaaaatacaaaatagacataagatttattttgtaagtgGCCACGCCCTGTTCTGTGATTGGCTGGGGAAATAAGGGGTGGTGCCGTAGTGCCGTGCTCCCCTCGCACCCCGACGTTTCTTCAGGCTCTCTCACCCTCCCAGCCTTCAGTTCACGTTGAACGTTGGCTCCGGAAGGACGCCAACATCGCGAACCCTCTAAACTCCGAAAAGTTTTCAAATAAGACATTcgacttaaaatttaaattttcaaactttatttttgttttttttttaagtaaaattactgttttattattcggtttctaagaaaaaaatcaaagtGATTCGAATCGATAGTCCCGAcgttcttttttgttttcttatattattttgtatgtcatttttattaataatgatagCGTTATTAATTCTTATATTAATCACACTTTTAAGAGGTTACTCAGAGTTGTGATGAGTGTATCATCATTTTCTTAAAATTGCGATGTTTCCCCGTTTTCTGTGACTACGGTACTACTTCAGTGTTACACAGGTGTACCTTCTAGTGGTGCATAAATATAAGAGTGGctaagtttattaaatatctttgaatataaattagGCAAGATGTATTCGTTTGAAGATATTATGAAAGAGCACGAATCACAGGCCTCCAGGCGGACCTCCAAGGCCCCAAGAGGAAAATCTACCAGAGGGTAAGATATTCCAACATTTTTTATCACTTTACACTTAGTATGAATACTTTACTAACTATAAGGAATTATTTATAGATCAACACGAGGAAGAGGCCGTCCGAGGCGACAGCCAATTGAGACGCCACAAATACAtaacgaaaattttaattatggaACAGAGCTATTTCATGTTCCGAAACCGTAAGTAAAACATAGTGATTTAAATTTAGAACATGGAGGACAATCTGTggtacaaatgttttattttttactaatgttttgttttcttagaaCAATGGCCTCTGAGCTGTACTCATGCCGTTACATGCGGCCTGATAGCGGTCACCATCGAACTTACTCCGGACCACggtaagatttttttactttttaaactttttttaaatagtttgttAAACTTACATATTTTGGCTACTGagcattcttttttttaactgtaGAACCCGCCTGAGGGCAGCCGAATACGCAGTCCAAATGCCTGGACCAAATGGTTACTACGGTTGTCACCAAACAAAGTAAGTTTACCATTTATAATTTAGGTTAACATTCATTtcagtattatttacttataataacattttttttgttgatatcaaAGGAATACGGAAGAGAATCCGGTGGCAAATCTTGAAGAAATGGCTCGCTGTCCGACCCCCAGCGCAAGGCGCAGTGCATCGTATAAATCAAAATGTACAACATCACACCTAAAAACAACATATACTCCTACGTACACTTCAGAGTAAGTATTACTTTGTAATACATATAATGTATGAAGTTTTTACTACatttacttattgtttttttcttatgttaCAGTCAAATGACCCAAGCCTATAGCAACCAATTGTTATACCCCAACATGATGGGTGTTACGCAAGATGTTAGGCCGCAGCATCCGCCGGCTGCGCAGCCGCAGCCTCCGCCGCGGGTGCCCCGCACCCGAAGTACTATATCCGTACCCGATCAGCTACCACAGCTCGCAGCTATATCCAGGTaacttaagaaaataaattcataaattatGTTACTTACGTACCAATTTTTACTACACATTGCTTTTTTGTTTACAGTCCGCAGCAGCATAGCACTAAACATAGTGTTTCATCGCCGATGGATGGATGGCAGGGAAATAATTTGCATATACAGCGCAGTAGCGCTCCCGTGACGCGCAGTCACACTGCGCAACAAAGTCAACAGACAATCCAAACTCCGCCGTCACCAAAAGTACCTGTTGATCCGCTTAAAGAAGATCGAGGGACACAAACCAGtaatacaaaaagaaacatCAAACTAAAAGACGttgaaataaatctaataacgaccataagacatttaaaaataaagatctCTAACTTGAATGTTATGTGCGAGGACGGCGATTATACCGTGACGTACGAAGAGCCAAAGAAGTCTAAGAAGCCTGAAGCTAATAAAGAGGTTGATCTTGCCACTATTCGAGCTCAAAGTTTTGTGATGGTTACTGGCGTTGTGCATGCAATTGCGAAGCAATACGCTAAACCTAAGTTACTACCGACTCCAAAGGAGGCCGATGTCCCACCAAACATGTCAGCTGATGTGCCGCCTTCAGCCAAATTACATACAGAAAACCAAAAGCCAGAAGCACAAGCAAATATTAAACGGCAGGTATGTAAAAGGAAGATAACTATTTATTTGACAATTACAAGAATATGCAAAgtactcatttaaaattattgttcgCAGGCAAAGATGTCGCAACCGCAGCCTGCGCCGTCAGCATCACAGAATTTTCCGATCCCTAGCATCgtaactgaaaataataattacaatgcTTTTATGTGCCCTCAGCACCCACAGTGCGCACAACACGCGCATTACGCACATTACGCACAAGCGCATCACGCTCAGCCCGCTCAGCATCCTATGCAgccaaacataaataacatatatGAATATTCACAGTTCTTACGTTCCGTAAGAAATTTTTCTCAAGAGGCAACTGAACAGTTTCCCAATATGTATAATGGATACGGCTGGtcttaaaattgaattatttcatAACAAGCGAATTATCTTGATCGATGTTTGTACACGATGAAATTGTTTAGGAGAGTTAAACAACAAAGAAAATTCatattgttgaaataatacTTTACTGCTTTGATTTTTCAGGACAATAGGCGTGACGGAAATCAACGACACACTCATTGTTAATACACCTGTCTAGTTCAAAATTAAAAGATCGATCTGTGTATTGGAAGCTTTACAAAATTACAGAATAAATGTACATCTAATACTCAGACGAAATTTTTAAACTCATTGTTTGAGAGTGTTTATAGttcaaataaattagaaaacttaTAACGTTATTCAaagatcaatattttataaacgtcTATTAAACTATATtctatgatatatttatttgggttattccacttaactccaaaaaaacgttccactttaactccaaaacagttttaataaatattttatttaaatataattcattccactttaactccaagaaatcagcagaagtagagtcagcagcttaaaatatttagccatacgGAGGACATGGATGCAGAGGGAGCAGTTCGAGTCGCTGTGCTGTCATCGATTTCGAACAAGCTACGATTAATGCCCTAACGACTTGTTTcccatcaataataattaagggATGTAATTTTCACTTCCGACAGGCGTtgataaaaaattcaaaaagaTTTGATCTATCCTCACAAGATGAAAAAGATCATGTAGCAAGGTGTGCCGCATTGGCGCACTTACCAAATGAAGATGTAGTTGATGGTTGGTTGGCGATAATGGAAGTGGCGCCTGACAACCAAAAAGtcactaattttaataattattttgtcgaAAATTGGTTAGATAACAAAAATGTGCCAACAAGTATTTGGAATTGTTCGGGTGAGCGCCACCGCACTATAAATTAAGTGGAAGCATGGCACCGAAGGctcaataatgaaataaaaaaaaaacctaggCTGCTAGAGCTTTTGTACAAATTAATGGAAGAAGCACAATACTTCAACAATTATCGCAAACCAGTCCTTCGTAAGCGCCAATCAATAAATAGAGATTTGAAAttagaaattgaaattaaaaaatacgaaacgggtaattcgaatttgattgagatcattaataacttaaaaaacatatgaaatataaaaacccgtgatttatattactttagctAAGTAAAAAATTCTGATTAGAAGTTgtgataatacatttaaaaattccAGTCCAGAACATCCCagtcactaggctccaaaaaataaataaatccttcagaggtcagtgtgtgcgattctacaataaaatcccgagtgaaattcaaaatttaagtctcaataaatttaagttattagttaaaagtaatttatgtcgtaagggatattatactattaaagattatttagatgataacatagcttgggactgtgctgcttctaccaagtctatttcaaaataatgtattacaatttgatattatgacattgttattcatttattatgacattgttattaatttgttatatttcattattatgacattgtaattaatttggaaatattgacatttaaaaagagcaagccgtgagtttcttgccgttacttctcacgagcaacagcttttccaaaatccggtggtagataaaaaatattttgacgatttcaaatacttgttaaagtttatgaaataaagaatatttgactttgactttgactttgaatataagaatataggtatattatgttaaaaaacttatatcttatacattaaaacctgcactatttattttatgttaacttagctaagtaagaaatttaatttttatttagaactttattctaatataacagcttaatcccgtccttgactttcaatcttttcaccaggatagcacttttgatcctacggtgttcgtttttgaggacgatgaactgactaacctaattataataacttaaatcaaaattactggtttgtgaaaaattactaggacgtttggtatatgggcttacaccaaaatatcgtcaagatataatttttgctgctgactctacaaaaactcttttggagttaagtggaattgatgtagggaaatatttctatctgtaaattatttttttttattgctttggagtcaaagtggaaataatgtatgggatgttaaagtttagagaacaatggatttggagttaagtggcataacccatttatttttgtaaactaaGGTTTTGAAAGCTGAAGCATTGAtgctactaaataataatacattttcatagATGTAAggataatatttatagtattcatttattcatcAGTGTGAGTGTATAATATAGTAAACTGCGAAAGCATTTTGTTAGCtgacaaaatgttttaaaaaattggTAGTGTTAGAAGTAGcggcaaaaatatatttgttccgACATTTTACTCTGCGTAGATATTTAGATAATGTACTTTCTAGAACTTTCTGCTAGCGCTTAGTATATAAGTAAACAGCAAAcgtaaaatatcatatttctatAGTCTCTTAGTAGTAAATGAGAGTTGTGAGTTTATATTTCTGATTTGATTGTGGAAGTGAGGCCGGGCGACTTATAATcgtagtcttcttcttatcgtatggttagtggtcaacctagagtcaaagttgttcaagccgcccaaaggtttttaacgtggctaaacgactgttatctttttGACTTTTGactacaaccgggaccgactttttacgtgcccttcgaagtaCGGAgccgcccagtttaaataccactatgcggtcacccatctacggaatgaccgcgccaaagtttgcttaacccacagatcgtttaccgaccggtgagcgcaactggctatgggcggcTCATAATCGTAGTAACATCTGGTCTAGTCTTCAGGAAGGAGATTAGGTTTCGTTGATGAAACTCACAGACTTTCACATTTGGGGCGCGGTTCCATTAACTAGCTATTGTTTGACATTTTGGTTTGAACTACTACCGAATAGTATCAAACCAGCATAAAAATTTGGAACTTTAATGTAATCTGGTAGTAGCTGAGCTTCAGTTTAGAATTTTTTGTGATTAAAACAACCGAATACGTAACTAACTAAATAATCTTTTTCGTTGTTACCTGGAAAATCAAATTGcagttttattgttgtataatatttaaatatctgcTAGACGCTAAGTAATTAGGCTTTTTAACCGCGTCCTTCATTTATAAACGTAGTATTAATATAAGAAGTGTATGTATTCGTATCTTACCCCCTGGTAGTATTAAGGGGATGAATTTTCTTGAGTTATGGCTATGCAGGGTAATTGCAGTAGTCTGTACATACGTTGGATCGCATcctttaaatatttagatagcaaactaaaattaatattgtagatCATTCAAAATTAAGTCATTTAGATATTGTCATACGATCATCAatcatatatttcaaataactgtcaaaaataatattgcgaGAAAACCTGCATATCCAAAACATCATTATAATGTACTTAGACGTAGTTGTgtatagttaataaatataatcattgtATACTTAGTAAGGCGTCTCAGGTTAGTTGTGACGTAAGATATTGGTGTAATTGAAGCATTGTTGGTACTTGTCTAATATGGGGTTATAGGATGATGGAAATGGGAATCGCTAGAGACGATAGTCCAACGACAAACCAACTTTTGCGGTTAAGTGGGAACGTTTGTAGACTTGATGAAAGTTAAGGCTTGCTACACTCATATTTGGTTCGGCACGGCACAataaaaccgactcgactcacttgttcggcttgtgccgatcggaaTCATCTATAGTCATATTCGGATTTGCCGCCCGGGTAGGCTGTTTTACGCCGAATTGAATGCATAGTTTCTTCATTAGTCTACAAAATGAAGTGCTCTTAGCTTAGTCCGTATAGAACTTAGATATGCTAAAGATTGTAGAGTGTGGTAGAATTCGTAATTATTCTAAATTTAATAGCC
This genomic stretch from Anticarsia gemmatalis isolate Benzon Research Colony breed Stoneville strain chromosome 13, ilAntGemm2 primary, whole genome shotgun sequence harbors:
- the LOC142977927 gene encoding uncharacterized protein LOC142977927 gives rise to the protein MSADVPPSAKLHTENQKPEAQANIKRQAKMSQPQPAPSASQNFPIPSIVTENNNYNAFMCPQHPQCAQHAHYAHYAQAHHAQPAQHPMQPNINNIYEYSQFLRSVRNFSQEATEQFPNMYNGYGWS